One segment of Desulfomicrobium macestii DNA contains the following:
- a CDS encoding aldehyde ferredoxin oxidoreductase N-terminal domain-containing protein, producing the protein MKILRINTRTKSFKFEELGELAGLGGRALTSRVVNKEVPANCHPLSAENKLIFAAGVLAPTNAANSG; encoded by the coding sequence ATGAAAATCCTACGCATCAATACCAGAACCAAAAGCTTCAAGTTTGAAGAACTCGGCGAGCTGGCCGGTCTTGGAGGTCGCGCCCTGACCTCAAGAGTGGTCAACAAGGAAGTCCCGGCAAACTGTCACCCGCTTTCCGCCGAAAACAAGCTGATTTTCGCGGCCGGCGTGCTTGCCCCGACCAATGCAGCCAACTCCGG